The Aethina tumida isolate Nest 87 chromosome 6, icAetTumi1.1, whole genome shotgun sequence nucleotide sequence AATGTCGCTTGCATACGAAAATATTTGGTTATTGAAAGCTTCCTTTGGGTAATGATAACTCTGtacaaatttctaaaatacatGTAAGTAAGCaattaaacaacattaatggtgataattaattataacatgaACGTACCCCTTtctgaatataattttgtgaatttccTATAAAAACAGCATTTTCCAAATCTCCAATCCTACAGTTATTATGGTTATCAACAAACACATTTGTAGTGTCCAAATCTCtgtgaatgtattttttaccatgGATGTATTTAAGTCCGTTAGttacatcaaaaatatatttaagcagTTGACTTGTACTTTGCATCtcctaaaaaatttatttttatcaaattattcaatatataaatgattCTATTTAACACTTACAGTGCACACGTTATACAAACTTCCTTTTCTCATATATTCAGTGAGAATAATACCATGTTCCAAATTAAAGCCAATAACAGGCATGATGTTTGGATGGGTTAAGGTTAGCATCGCAGAAACTTCCGCTTTGACCTCATCGAATGCCCACAACTTCATTTTAACAGCCACATCAATTAAGTGAATGTCCCTTTTAAGTGTGCCGAAAATCACAATATTGTGTATGCttgaattcaaaattttgtcaGTGATGTCCAACTTATCCACTTTAAACAGTTTCTCTTGTAAATAATTGGAAAGTGCTGCTGTAAGTGGCAATTTGGTTGATAAAATTTTCCATCCAATTAAGTTACCCAATACTTACTTTCATATTTAGTTCTTAATAATTCATGATGGTGATCGGAATTGGTACACTGCTTGGTGAtatcactaaaaatattaattttataataaaaaatgcagctgaaattatttaattttaataaacaacgtACCCCTTGACATTCGCAAGTATTCTTTTGCCTCTTTGTATGCTACCAAAAAcctgattaaaatatagtttgtaATGATATTCCGGATTGTCAAACATAAGTTCCAGAAGATTTTTCATAACACAGTAGCATCGCGGTGGTGTCTGCTTTCGCTGGTTTCGGCACGCCATCCTATTTGAAGCTTTCACTAAAACTAGTAGagcaatatatatatatatatatatatatatatatatatatatatatatatatatatatatatatatatatatatatatatatatatatatatatatatatatatatatatatataataataataaatcatgatACATCGTTGAGGGTTTAGGTGTTCTGTGGGTATATTCATAGGGGGGGAAGTGAACCGAAGGTACACTCgtgttttataattgatatgcGCAGcgcagtattttaaatattgcgcATTTGTTTTCTGAAGATGCCAGGGAGGTGGAATAGAGCCAACGAATTAAAATGGTTTGAATTTTTAGTCTTGGGTAACTTATTTcttttcagaaaattataattcacataaatattttgttgaaaagtttaaattccCTTCTATTAAGTAATCACTAGTTACGTCCGCTGACTAGGCATTTTACCCTGGACAACCGGACGTACCGAACTTACGTCGAACCCGGCAGCAGTAATACCGGCACTTGCCTTTTAGTTGTTAAACTGTAACAATCTAATTGTAACCTACCAACTATTAGTGtaataaatcagttaaaatatCTACTGAATTTTAATCACTCCAAACCAACATTCAAAACTCACTCTAACAATTCCAATGGTTCAGTTAATCACTATTAACAGTCATTcagttaatttacattatgaTCTTCCTTAACAAAGTAGTTTAAATTCTTCTAATAATaagaatgatttaaattttgtgatatttttatttgtatttatattacattgtatttgtatttatttatttttgttgtatatagttcttaagaaaaatgatatattttgttatgtataaataatttataaaaaaaatgttttaatttcataaccTGTTTTATTTCAGGTAATACCCAGAACACTTAGTAAttatgtacaaattaatttgaatttgaatttatttccgCCATTTTTGTCAAGTACAGGAAACTGTGAAGCTGAcatctattgaataatttaaacccATTTTAATTAGGAGGTTGGTACCCCTTGGGTGTTGAGGGGTGGCCAAGTGAATAGGGACGAAGGGGCAACGATCATAAACGTTCGGCATCGTCGAAAAGGTACGACCTTTATGTCAGGGATTGTagggatttttaatgtttaattttataaactggtAATAGAAATTCCCCAAAATTTTCCGAGATTAGCGTTAGTGATTTTAGTTAGaggaaataatttacaagATTTTAGAATAGAGAAAATTCAGTTGTTTTTAGGTTAGGGAAGAGAGTGTGGTCGAGGAATGTTAATACTTTGAGAAAGTATATTTCTGATAAgaatctttttatataatcagtatacataatttaattgtttgtatttgttattgcatattattttacttagaattttgtttatttaaattgttcaatcattgaatttaatgtaaaatttttcttaattcatttcatttttattggttagttattatttttgccaaattttataaagaagttgtcataattatattacagttttagGTCAGATGACCTCTTGAAGATATGTGTCTTTAAGGATCCCCGgtgtaaaaaatactttcaggtatatttatataataataatataatataataaattttgtaatcaatttttctcaGCAATCTTTTTGGTTTTTGgttataatagtaaatattgtagttattctaaatgttctaacaaatatcttattaatgttaaaaatttcaatattgagAATAAGTCTTATTTTTGTTCCACTTGTTCAAGAAATTTCTACAGTTCTTTCTACTTCTATCagtattaataatgttcaaGTATCTAAAATTCCTAGTTCTAGTTTTTGCCCTtcggaatttaataatttaaataatcttgataaaaaaatatgatccattccaatgttttgttaaaaagttcTGATACTCTTCCTATTTCAAATGTTTCTACAGTTACTATTTTTCATTCCAATTCTAGTATCtcttaaatgataaaaatacaaatattgatattttcaaagattttattagtaagtaaaattctattattctTTCAAATCATTCATATGGTAAATCTGTATCTTCCGTCTGTGATAAAACtacaattagtaataattatgctgattaaaattctttattgtaTAAGATGCATCGAAAtactatttctaaaatttcaaagttaaaaGCTTAAATTAAGATTACAAAACATTTGTTCTGATTTAAATCTGGTATGTATATTTGaatgttgtttgtttttaccattgatatataataaagtttatgtgaaatatttaattgttatgtttttatatacctttagaaaaacctaacctatacacatttgatataaattttaaatataaggtTTCCCGCCCTTCATAAAGTGACATATGAACAAGAAGATATCTGTAATCTGTAAGAAAAGGCAACACCGTATACAAAATGGCAACATGGCTACATCCCGAAATCGTGCTCAGTTATGTTCCTCGTTTATAACATTGGATTGGTACTTCTTTGCTTTTCTATGTGGGTGTTCTGTGAGTGTGCTTAGGTATTTTTATGTTTGGTGATATTGTTTATTGGCAGAATTAAACATTGATCTATCTAAGCAAAATATTCATATCTGAAAAAGACATGATGTATTAATTCTTGCTTTACGTATAGAACTTTATAGATAAGTAAATGGGTAatgtattttgttttgaaatacAGTGAACGCTCTATATAAGTAACCTCTCTACAAGCAACATACTATATAATACAAGCaactttttttagttaaactGTTCTGTATAAGcagcttatttttttaaagttaaatatttgagttaagTTTAGGCCAATTCAGGAGTAAAATCAGCTGTTCACAATAACACACctcaaattgtagaaaattctCTTATTGGAATATATTTGTGTTTTGTGCTGCCAATATTGAAGTGAATTTCTGTTAAATAGAATAGTTACTTGAATTCTGTTAGtttctgttaattaataaattaattaattaattcatattttgtgcaaccataaaatataaatcagaaGAAAAAAGGACGTTCAATTTCGTTAAAAGATAAActattcattttaaagatGTTGAAAATGGTAAGAAAACAAAGGACATTTGTAACGAATATAAAgttgttaaatttacaataagtaaagtaaaagaaaataaagaaaatatagaaGAATATGCATCCAAAAAGTACGTGAATCAGAGTAAGATTAAGCGAAtgaagacaataaaatatggtaaaatcGACGATACAGTTTTTCTTGGTTCTTGGAGCGGCGACAACTAAACAATTTAGTTCCaaatgaaatgataaaattaaaagcactCGAAGtaaatagattaaataatGGAACTGAAACATTCGTAGCAAGTGATGGATGGttaacgaaatttaaaaaacgccACGGTATACGGATTTTGTCTGTTTGTGGAGGGAGTATGTCTTGCAATGTGGAGCTagctaattcatttaaaaataaacttaaaaattatattgctgAAAATGGCTTTTTGCctgaacaaatatataattgtgacGAAACTGGTCTCGTCTCAAAAAGTTTGCCCAATAAAACTAAcgttacaaaatttgaaaaatctgcTGCTGGAAGAAAAGCAATGAAGGAACGAGTAACAATTGTGCCATGAGTAAACGCTACAGGTACGCCCTTAGGTGCGAATAGTTTCAgcactgaaaaatattaatttgaaagatGTTGTGTTGGTGTAGATATGGAATGAAATGCCCGTGTCAGGTatacaaaattcatttaaacatCTTTCATCAAACATAATCAAGTGATGAAATTCACTACAACATTACTTCTGATCACTTTTGAGAAGAAGATGATATTCCCTTGGCAAGCTTGTATCGAATTATCGATATTTAATGATTGTAATTTACCAGATACTGAAATTATGGAGTGGGCAAGTGGAACAAGTTAGGCAAATCAACCATTTAACCTTGAAGAAAATCCTAAAGTAGAAAGACAAACTACTCCTGTTGAAGAAAACGAAAAAACGTCGGATGACTccaataaaaacatcaatgatattataaattcttttaatttggtGATATAATGGACGAAAGAAAATAACTTACCCTGCACTGAGGACCTTTTGTTACAAAGAATAAGGGAAAAAGCTATtatgaacaaatatatttaattgtttttgtttgttcagGCAATTAGTGCTGTACTAAACAAaagatttgttaaaatttaattgtttgttttttaatataattaataactacgCTTATatgataacaataataaaatgttttcttttgcaaaataaaactgaatttatttattctatacaGCTTAACTAAGCTAAagtaaaagaaataagtaaaaataatttctagccggtaagtaattttatactgCTTTTTTCCCTATAAGCAACTTTTCCcaataagaaacttttttattgaaattggtTCAAATGAGTTGCTTATATAGAGCGTTCACCGTAGTTTGTtttggttattattatttattttttatagacaaGTGTGTATTATGTAATGTATCTATctgtatttgtattatttttatagtttatttgaataattttaatttttaaatttagttgaaGCAATAAAAGACCTGACTAATTAcacctttttaatttaataaattggaaaaaaccaTACTGTCAAAGCATCTTAAACAATGTacaaaataagattttatttgaCACAATAGTTCTTTGTTcataaatatcacaaattaaaattttaaaatatgtcaacaccttacatttattttcatttttcataaaaagaaaatagtaCATTTATATACTTAGTTGTTTGGAACGTTTAAGTATTTCGAAATAAAGCTAGTGTTTGgtataattaattggaataaataattctacatTATTTAAGCAAGAACTTCTTGAAAACGTAAATCTGACAATAATGCgtatatatttgattaaattagcCCAATTGCAAGTTAACGGTTTCATGcactaaactttataaaatatttggacaaaaattaattaacttacgtGTTATTTGGTCTGAAGATGAAGAGTCCACTGAGTACCTAACTACTCGGATACGCACTGCCAACTGGCATAAGTTGCATGCTCGTAGTTGGCGCCAAGAGACTCTGGAGTCCCGGCTCGGGACGGAGGGGCAACCACCGATCCTAGACGTTCGACATCGTCGCAAAGGCACGACCTTTAAGAGTGGCGTATCCCTGTGTTAAATTCCCTGTACAAACGCCGTCGACGACTTGGAGcaaatctcaaaaactacataaacaatctatttcaaattttgggtGTGGATTAACAAATAGTTAGTTTTAAAgtcgtaatattatttaataacaaagttattgatggtcaaacttaggtcattttctaccatttttgtacagcaaataactcaaaaaataaagaatattttggtaaatgaaatatatcatGTCAAAGCTTAGATATTTAACAAGACTGTACAGTGACAATTTTCcaagaaaaatattgcattttttagatttgctccaaattagcaaaataataaaatttcatacgtaCCCcgaataattatagaaatctGTAAGTATAAGTGATTGGGGCGAGGAAGGGGGGTATTCAgggaaatttgtacatttttataccagttattatagcaataaaatttagaaactctTTGATTCATAATACTACTAATTTCAGAAATACAAATTGGCCACATGTAAGAAAGCCATTGACATGTGTGTCTGTATCAcaaaagaaattcaaaaataatatatattttcttaaaaaatattgataattgattattcatcattaatcaaatttatgtgatgtaaatatatattttaatgtcattatttaaatagtaaatttttaacctgGAAATCTAAACAGGAAATTCTGcttattgttcaatataatataatacaatacaattttcattatctgataaattaaaatcaaaacactttttatatacaatattttttatgtataattacagtaaactaatgcgtaaatattgtaatttgaatggaatttataggaatttaacgtagtgaaacaaattattttaaaaattaatattctattaaattgacatttttttgttctcATTTCCTGCGCTTCTCTGATATAGGGTGGatcaaaacattataaatttcgcCCTCTTCTATTTAATAGTATCTCTTGTCttagacaattaaaatagaatctttctaatttcgaAAGCATTTTGTTGTTCCAAAAATTCATCTTTATGAATTACTTCAAcgagaagtttattttttggacctgaatatacaataaaatagcacAGATTAgttccaataatatttaattgattttatatatgaaagtAATATTCTATAAGTTCTATATTATAATCGTCTCATAAGAACACTTGACTTCCACAATTTCGTCTTCAGAtataattcctgaaaatataaaaatttaattataaaaatacacaatataatttataaatatccatgaagaacatcaacaaataaaccagcaggctttacaattttattgcattcttcttcaaatttttttattgctaccgaatcattaattttcctgTAATTCGTAGCttctgtagaaaaattattaattttttttactttattgtcacaagattcttttaattttaacctctcCAAAATTTGAAACACTAAGCCggtgcatttattaataataaattgggtTGTTAAATTGCCAAttgctttttcatttatttaaattgttcttttttagtaattttaaattgatctaatatcatttaaaataaattgtgaatattGGATAGATTCGTTATACTTCTCATCTCGTTCTAAAAGATTATCCACAATATATGATCctattttcttcagtttcctGTTTTTTAGTTCAAGTAaatgtaaacttttaatttttttcttagaccAAGAAGTAAATCTACGTGTTTTtggcattttctaaaattaatattgcttttattttattattgtatactataatatataatcatacATGCTTCttagattataaattacatattaaaattatgtgtcacttgattttccaattttataaagtctaAGTTAATATAActacataatacaaaatagcTCAAAGACAAGTTATGTAACAAcacgaaaaaataatagaaataattcaagaatattaatttaggtgtaccaataatatgaacaaaaaaactatatatgtatttaacaaaaaaagaaataaaaaaaccgaactatcatatatattttaaatacactgaaattgatttgaaatgatcaaataaatcaatctttatttataatttcacgacgagaaaaaccaacaacaaacaatgaacACGAAATACGCCTCCAATAGGAAACCAAGGACACAAAactatgaaataatatcaaaattgtgacagatacaagtaattaattaattaattgatgacatgaattaacaaatatacataactcatacgaaacaataataaaacaatataaaaacaaaaattgacgaTTAAAATAAGACTAATTTGTTTCTCTGCTTAAAACTGGTGTTTCTTCAACCACCaaaactgaactaaaatttctaagtCAAGTACTATTCGAACAGAAAAATTCCATATGTTTTGTTGATGTTATCACATTTCACATAAAATTACACGCAGGTTACATGCACTGATTTCTGCAACTCATCACTCTGAGAGTGCGAAAGTAAGAGTATGAAGAAACATCATTTTCTAGCAGAGAAACAAATTAGTCTTATTTTAGTCGTCAGATAAagtgtaatttgttataaactcttaaaggtaagttttttattcaatttttgtttttatatagttgtattattgtttcgtatgtgttatgtatatttgttaattcctatcatcaattaattaattaatttttacttgtatctgtcacaattttgatattatttcatatttttgtgtttttggtTTTCCATTAGAAGCGTCTGGACGGATTTGTATTCCGTGttcatttttgttgttgttttttctccccatgaaattatgaataaagattgatttatttgaagaatgtattatgttcatttcaaattgactttagtgtatttaaaataaatatgataattcggtttttttatttctttttttgttaaatacatatatagttttttttgttcatattattgGTTcacctaaattaatattcttcaattatttctgttattttttcGTGTTGTTACATAACTTATCTTTGAgctattttgtattatgtagTTATATTAACTtagactttataaaattggaaagtgacacataattttaatatgaaatttcttATCTAAGAAGCATgtatgattatatattatagtatattatagtatacaataataaaatgaaaacaatattaattttagaaaatgccaAAAATCAGAGAATATACAAggaattgcagtaatttattcaatcaagtaattgaaatacaaaggatgaattAACGAAAAGACAGCTACTTCTGAGttcttgagctgtttctctcaaactgactctcactgtTTTCTTCatcaccaaggttacctcggtcgccttTCATTTGTTAATTGCTATTGTTTCTTAATATACCTTATTCTATTATATTgcttatattaacaaaaaacgcGTAGATTTACTTCTTGgtctaagaaaaaaatcaaaagtctACATTTACTTAAACTAAGAAACAgaaaactgaagaaaatagGATCATATATTGTGGATAATCTTTTAGAACGAGATGAGAAGTATAACGGATCTACCCAatgttcacaatttattttaaatgatattagatcaatttaaaattactaaaaaagaacaatttaaataaatgaaaaagcaaTTGGCAATTTAACAacccaatttattattaataaatgcaccGGCTTAGTGTTTCAAATTTTGgagaggttaaaattaaaagaatcttgtgacaataaagtaaaaaaaaattaataatttttctacacaAGCTACGAATTAcaggaaaattaatgattcggtaacaataaaaaaaattgaagaagaaTACAATAAAAGTGTAGAGACTGCTGGTTTATTTGTTGATGTTCTTcatggatatttataaattatattgtgtaattttataattaaatttttataatttcaggaaTTATATCTGAAGACGAAATTGTGGAAATCAAGTGTTCTTATGAGACGATTATAATATAGAACTTATAGAATATTACTTTcagatataaaatcaattaaatattattggaacTAATCTgtgctattttattgtatattcaggtccaaaaaataaacttctcgTTAAACTAATTCATAAAGACGAATTTTTGGATCAACAAAATGCTTACGAAACTAGAaagattctattttaattgtctaggacaagaaatactattaaatagaagaaggcgaaatttaaaatgttttgatacACCCTACATCAGAGAAGCGCAGGAAAagagaacaaaaaaatgtcaatttaatagaatattaatttttaaaataatttgtttcactacattaaattcctataaattccattcaaattacaatgttTACGCATTAGTTTActgtaattatacataaaaaaatattgtatataaaaagtgttttgattttaatttatcagataatgaaaattgtattgtattat carries:
- the LOC109607680 gene encoding proto-oncogene tyrosine-protein kinase LCK-like; translation: MLTLTHPNIMPVIGFNLEHGIILTEYMRKGSLYNVCTEMQSTSQLLKYIFDVTNGLKYIHGKKYIHRDLDTTNVFVDNHNNCRIGDLENAVFIGNSQNYIQKGKFVQSYHYPKEAFNNQIFSYASDIYSLAYLVMEVLLSPRVKASAKKKYYVSELKKISNSERCPDNLYQIVMKALLPNPQERPIIEDFHNVVESLLND